Proteins found in one Triticum aestivum cultivar Chinese Spring chromosome 4D, IWGSC CS RefSeq v2.1, whole genome shotgun sequence genomic segment:
- the LOC123096245 gene encoding cysteine-rich receptor-like protein kinase 25 isoform X1 has product MATSAGLGQPSVLSTLPKNLPLDFLKTITDQFSEARKIGTGAFGTVYMGHMPDGQIITVKKLAENSPIARDKAFANEVQNIMALHHENVLKLVGYCHEGQKKVVLNNGRYIVADIVESLLCHEYLPLGSLQKHLFEVHTKMDWNIRFNIIKGICNGLHFVHSIPIVHMDLKPENILLDDNMVPKIADFGLSRLFGQEQTRMNTQNVVGSYGYIAPEYLYRGEISTKSDIYSLGLLIMETTTGEKNCPGKEPSAVQFIKNVRENWKEQRIASEYPLLDADGLQQVKKCIEIGLECVEIDRLKRPSIETILDKLNGRCASIRN; this is encoded by the exons ATGGCGACTAGCGCTGGCTTAGGCCAGCCGAGCGTTCTGAGCACATTACCGAAGAATCTGCCCTTAGACTTTCTGAAAACCATCACCGACCAGTTCTCAGAGGCGCGTAAAATCGGTACGGGCGCATTTGGAACTGTTTATATG GGACATATGCCGGATGGCCAAATAATTACCGTGAAGAAACTCGCGGAAAATTCGCCAATCGCACGCGACAAAGCGTTTGCTAACGAGGTTCAGAACATTATGGCTCTCCACCATGAAAATGTACTGAAGTTGGTCGGCTACTGTCACGAAGGTCAAAAGAAAGTGGTGCTGAACAACGGAAGATATATTGTGGCTGACATTGTTGAAAGTTTACTTTGCCATGAGTACTTACCACTGGGAAGCCTTCAGAAACATCTTTTTG AAGTACATACAAAAATGGACTGGAACATACGCTTCAACATAATTAAGGGGATTTGCAATGGTTTGCACTTTGTACACAGCATTCCTATTGTCCATATGGATCTCAAGCCGGAAAACATACTGTTGGATGATAACATGGTGCCGAAAATCGCCGATTTCGGTCTCTCCAGACTCTTTGGTCAAGAACAAACACGGATGAACACACAGAATGTTGTTGGGTCATA TGGATACATAGCTCCGGAATATCTATACAGAGGTGAAATCTCCACGAAGTCAGACATATACAGTTTAGGCCTACTAATCATGGAGACTACCACGGGAGAGAAGAATTGTCCAGGCAAAGAACCGTCTGCAGTGCAATTCATAAAAAAT GTACGTGAAAACTGGAAAGAGCAGCGCATCGCATCCGAGTACCCATTGTTAGATGCAGATGGTCTCCAACAAGTAAAAAAATGCATCGAAATAGGACTGGAATGTGTTGAGATTGATCGGCTGAAGAGACCATCCATAGAAACAATTCTTGACAAGCTAAACGGACGATGTGCATCCATAAGAAACTAA
- the LOC123096682 gene encoding uncharacterized protein: MTGGLEARPSKKRRQSGAGLAEFATRITKHLADASPRGNMVFSPLSIYAAVALLAPGAREDTLDEILRLLGVRSRDELEDLISRVAADALKDQSGSGGPSVAFACGVWNDKARPLKTAYRETLVGTYKAKSRAVDFRGNAGKAAQQINAWVARVTGNLITAVVSPKSFCPATDVVLFLYFKGKWVMPFYERMTKDRQFHRLDGTTVDAPFMRNSGRHFIAVYDGFKVLKLRYEMPRAKPLRWTTNFKKTTPRYSMCIFLPDAYDGLQGLVEEITSRPTFLHDHLPTSQVKVGEFGVPKFKLSFQSSVTQTLKHLGLLLPFGMGADLSDMVEDDGSGTPLVVNDVFHKAVIEVNEQGTEAAAVTTTKIYGSAMPRPTPTTDFVADHPFAYFILEEASGAIIFAGHVVDPSSGGDSHVRIGRPRKGEQASRIREKEDRSLFSAGAAMTGGFQAGSSSKKPRPPGSGLAELAARLTKRLTGASPCINLVFSPLSIYAAVALLALSARGETLDEILRLVGARSRDELEDHISHVAEDALEDLSDYGGPRVASACGVWNDMARPLRTAYHETVVSKYKAESHALDFRGNAGKAAKEINAWVARVTKGVFDFPGTPDVEDIDGPDKPAAKPFNKPFDPVHDRKRKKGGLMEEQINVFCSMTEAVKEARLRRVCNATTVTNWNQTRPKNRIRDVVTPGFFGPETYVVLANAIYFKGKWVHPFNKRKTMKRPFQRLNETTVDKHFMCNSTRHFIGVYDGFKVLRLPYKMPRYHVPANAETPTPQCSMCIFLPDAYDGLQGLVEEITSCPTFLHEHLPTRQVRVGEFGVPKFKLSSQIDVTQTLKHLGLLLPFDMGADLLDMVEDHGSGLPLLVNDIFHKATIEVNEQGTEAAAATRNRGLLGCPMLLPKVDFLADHPFAYFIVEEASGAIIFAGHVVDPSSGRESQVRIGQPYRMKISEP, encoded by the exons ATGACGGGAGGACTCGAAGCCCGGCCAAGCAAGAAGCGGCGGCAGTCCGGCGCCGGCCTGGCGGAATTTGCCACGCGAATCACCAAGCACCTCGCCGACGCGAGCCCTCGCGGCAACATGGTCTTCTCGCCGCTGTCCATCTACGCCGCGGTCGCGCTGCTGGCGCCCGGCGCCCGAGAGGACACCCTGGACGAGATCCTCCGCCTCCTCGGCGTCCGTTCCCGCGACGAGCTCGAGGATCTCATCTCGCGCGTGGCGGCGGACGCGCTCAAGGACCAGTCGGGGTCTGGCGGGCCGAGCGTGGCGTTCGCGTGCGGCGTGTGGAACGACAAGGCGCGGCCGCTCAAGACGGCGTACCGCGAGACCCTCGTCGGCACATACAAGGCGAAGTCACGCGCCGTCGACTTTCGGGGAAACGCGGGGAAAGCGGCTCAGCAGATCAACGCCTGGGTCGCGCGGGTCACCGGAAACCTTATCACCGCCGTCGTCTCGCCGAAATCCTTCTGCCCGGCGACGGACGTCGTGCTATTTT TATACTTCAAAGGAAAATGGGTCATGCCGTTCTACGAGAGGATGACCAAGGACAGGCAGTTCCACAGGCTCGACGGCACCACCGTTGACGCCCCCTTCATGCGCAACTCCGGCCGTCACTTCATCGCCGTGTACGATGGGTTCAAGGTCCTCAAGCTGCGGTACGAGATGCCACGAGCCAAACCGTTGCGCTGGACGACCAACTTCAAAAAAACCACGCCACGGTACTCGATGTGCATCTTCCTCCCTGATGCGTACGACGGCCTCCAGGGCCTCGTTGAGGAGATAACCTCCCGCCCGACCTTCTTGCATGATCACCTGCCGACGAGCCAGGTCAAGGTCGGCGAATTCGGGGTTCCCAAGTTCAAGCTTTCTTTCCAGAGCAGTGTCACGCAAACTCTCAAACACCTAGGGCTACTGTTGCCGTTCGGCATGGGTGCTGACCTGTCAGACATGGTGGAGGACGACGGCTCCGGCACACCTCTGGTTGTGAATGACGTTTTTCATAAGGCTGTCATTGAGGTAAACGAGCAAGGGACTGAAGCTGCAGCTGTCACCACGACGAAAATATATGGATCAGCGATGCCGCGGCCGACGCCAACGACGGATTTCGTCGCCGATCATCCCTTCGCGTATTTCATACTCGAAGAGGCGTCAGGTGCAATCATCTTCGCAGGGCATGTCGTCGACCCTAGCAGTGGCGGAGACAGCCATGTGCGGATTGGACGACCGAGAAAGGG ggagcaggcaagccggatccgggAAAAAGAGGATCGATCTTTGTTTTCTGCGGGGGCTGCGATGACGGGGGGATTCCAAGCCGGGTCGTCAAGCAAGAAGCCGCGGCCGCCCGGCTCCGGCCTGGCGGAACTTGCCGCGCGACTCACCAAGCGCCTCACCGGCGCGAGCCCGTGCATCAACCTGGTCTTCTCGCCCCTTTCCATCTATGCCGCGGTCGCGCTGCTGGCGCTGAGCGCccgaggggaaaccctagatgagaTCCTCCGCCTCGTTGGCGCCCGTTCCCGCGACGAGCTCGAGGATCACATCTCACACGTGGCTGAGGACGCGCTAGAGGACCTGTCGGACTATGGCGGGCCGAGAGTGGCCTCCGCGTGCGGCGTGTGGAATGACATGGCGCGGCCGCTGAGGACGGCGTACCATGAGACCGTCGTCAGCAAGTACAAGGCGGAGTCACACGCCCTGGACTTCCGGGGAAACGCGGGGAAAGCAGCCAAGGAGATCAACGCCTGGGTCGCGCGGGTcactaagggcgtgtttg aCTTCCCTGGGACACCGGACGTCGAGGATAttgatggccctgacaagcccGCTGCGAAGCCCTTCAACAAGCCATTTGACCCCgtccatgataggaagaggaagaaaggaggctTGATGGAGGAGCAGATCAATGTCTTTTGCAGCatgactgaggcggtgaaggag GCTAGGTTGAGAAGGGTATGCAATGCGACTACTGTTACAAACTGGAACCAAACACGTCCTAAAAACCGTATCAGGGACGTCGTTACGCCGGGATTCTTTGGCCCGGAGACATACGTCGTGCTCGCAAACGCCATATACTTCAAAGGCAAATGGGTGCACCCGTTCAACAAGAGGAAGACCATGAAAAGGCCGTTCCAAAGGCTCAATGAAACCACCGTCGATAAGCACTTCATGTGCAACTCCACCCGTCACTTCATCGGCGTGTACGACGGGTTCAAGGTCCTCAGGCTGCCGTACAAGATGCCACGATACCATGTGCCGGCCAACGCAGAAACACCCACGCCTCAGTGCTCGATGTGCATCTTCCTTCCGGATGCGTACGATGGCCTCCAAGGCCTCGTTGAGGAGATAACCTCCTGCCCGACCTTCCTGCACGAGCACTTGCCGACGAGACAGGTCAGGGTCGGCGAATTCGGGGTTCCCAAGTTCAAGCTTTCTTCCCAGATCGATGTCACCCAAACTCTCAAACACCTGGGGCTCCTGTTGCCATTCGACATGGGTGCTGACCTGTTGGACATGGTGGAAGACCACGGCTCCGGCTTGCCTCTGCTCGTGAATGACATTTTCCATAAGGCTACCATTGAGGTAAACGAGCAAGGGACCGAAGCTGCTGCTGCCACCAGGAACCGCGGGCTTCTTGGATGTCCGATGCTGCTGCCGAAGGTCGACTTCCTCGCCGACCATCCTTTCGCTTATTTCATAGTCGAAGAGGCTTCAGGTGCAATCATCTTCGCAGGGCATGTCGTGGACCCTAGCAGTGGCAGAGAAAGCCAGGTGCGGATTGGACAACCCTATAGGATGAAAATTAGTGAGCCGTGA
- the LOC123096245 gene encoding putative receptor-like protein kinase At4g00960 isoform X2 produces MPDGQIITVKKLAENSPIARDKAFANEVQNIMALHHENVLKLVGYCHEGQKKVVLNNGRYIVADIVESLLCHEYLPLGSLQKHLFEVHTKMDWNIRFNIIKGICNGLHFVHSIPIVHMDLKPENILLDDNMVPKIADFGLSRLFGQEQTRMNTQNVVGSYGYIAPEYLYRGEISTKSDIYSLGLLIMETTTGEKNCPGKEPSAVQFIKNVRENWKEQRIASEYPLLDADGLQQVKKCIEIGLECVEIDRLKRPSIETILDKLNGRCASIRN; encoded by the exons ATGCCGGATGGCCAAATAATTACCGTGAAGAAACTCGCGGAAAATTCGCCAATCGCACGCGACAAAGCGTTTGCTAACGAGGTTCAGAACATTATGGCTCTCCACCATGAAAATGTACTGAAGTTGGTCGGCTACTGTCACGAAGGTCAAAAGAAAGTGGTGCTGAACAACGGAAGATATATTGTGGCTGACATTGTTGAAAGTTTACTTTGCCATGAGTACTTACCACTGGGAAGCCTTCAGAAACATCTTTTTG AAGTACATACAAAAATGGACTGGAACATACGCTTCAACATAATTAAGGGGATTTGCAATGGTTTGCACTTTGTACACAGCATTCCTATTGTCCATATGGATCTCAAGCCGGAAAACATACTGTTGGATGATAACATGGTGCCGAAAATCGCCGATTTCGGTCTCTCCAGACTCTTTGGTCAAGAACAAACACGGATGAACACACAGAATGTTGTTGGGTCATA TGGATACATAGCTCCGGAATATCTATACAGAGGTGAAATCTCCACGAAGTCAGACATATACAGTTTAGGCCTACTAATCATGGAGACTACCACGGGAGAGAAGAATTGTCCAGGCAAAGAACCGTCTGCAGTGCAATTCATAAAAAAT GTACGTGAAAACTGGAAAGAGCAGCGCATCGCATCCGAGTACCCATTGTTAGATGCAGATGGTCTCCAACAAGTAAAAAAATGCATCGAAATAGGACTGGAATGTGTTGAGATTGATCGGCTGAAGAGACCATCCATAGAAACAATTCTTGACAAGCTAAACGGACGATGTGCATCCATAAGAAACTAA